A portion of the Chryseobacterium tructae genome contains these proteins:
- a CDS encoding RNA polymerase sigma factor, which produces MERELLLECQRSDRNAQRKVYEKMAGRLYSVCKRYLKNDEDIEEVLADTFYKIFTKISQLQNPETFEAWAKKIAVNECLQKLRNDKALFISLEENRVEYSEESSEHISFEKDILSLLNFLPEGCRAIFNLFAIEGYPHKEIASMLSISEGTSKSQLNFARKKLQELLVNQNI; this is translated from the coding sequence ATGGAACGAGAATTATTATTGGAATGCCAGCGTAGCGACCGTAATGCACAGCGGAAAGTCTACGAGAAAATGGCGGGTAGACTGTACTCAGTCTGCAAGCGCTATTTGAAAAACGATGAAGATATAGAAGAAGTATTGGCCGATACATTCTATAAAATTTTCACGAAAATTAGCCAACTTCAGAATCCCGAAACTTTTGAAGCCTGGGCGAAAAAAATTGCAGTGAATGAATGTCTTCAGAAATTAAGAAATGATAAAGCTTTGTTTATTTCTCTGGAAGAAAATAGGGTAGAATACTCCGAAGAATCATCAGAACATATTTCTTTTGAAAAAGATATTCTGAGTTTGTTAAACTTTCTTCCTGAAGGCTGCAGAGCTATTTTTAATCTTTTTGCGATTGAAGGATATCCGCATAAGGAAATAGCTTCTATGCTTTCTATTAGCGAGGGAACCTCGAAATCTCAACTCAATTTTGCACGGAAAAAACTTCAGGAACTTTTGGTGAATCAAAACATTTAA
- a CDS encoding TonB-dependent receptor plug domain-containing protein, with translation MNFKFTSYIIVLSLLLSTICLKAQHLFQDFEKEKTYIQTNHVFYKPGEEMYFKIYVVQGKNNLPAEDSKAVNFEMIDPAGSVLRKSKYEINNGYAEGYFSFDHDMKGGIYKIRAYTNWMQNEEGKNAFEKEITLQKVVSPRVLMKLDFPKKGYGPGDEVIADFSMRSLSNLPIPFYEADYVVTHNGDVVTEGKLITDKEGKKRLQFKLPKVLKSSDALLNIKVNFDGFTESIAKNIPIVLNNLDVKFLPEGGTLINGIEQNIAFKILDEFEKPVDAVLGIYNQNHEKISQISTYNFGMGSFLLTPKTGETYYAKVIKPENISQIYQIPVAKTEGLILNIKKENGTLLFKTVSTQDKNIVLKGFFREKEMYSKEISLKKGGNLFELAEKDFPVGVCRFTVFENNTPFAERIVFTNKDQQMNIKVKPVKEYYQPREKVILDIETTDKNNKPIPANMAISVVDDKLWTYADDKQNHIISWLLMDSELKGKIEKPQFYFDKKEEKADKSLDLVMLTNGYRYFEPIPEIIKTGKYKYLPEKKGTVYGVVEDENKKPVKANVFLVETNNGHILEQTTTENGQFYFSGMKYSDSYKLIAKSLKPWYKVNIRILSYTLEINPLVKQKLANIDAEEIIKEAEIKEKTKEMVKLSATPSIRNKDTISSSGQHIEEVVFVGYGSAQKKNLTSSVSITGNSEIKDSNFESVLQGKVAGLVITPAGERQKGNVVIRGAASIPNKSPLFVVDGVPVENFNATINPNDINSITVLKDAAATAIYGSRAANGVVIINSFFNNTSQNKLDITPSSYFAVMTIPKDALTHYLESKKFAYPVYKTTNTSYRFDYRDALYWNPVVETDKNGKAKVEFYNSDANSTFRVMTEGISASGLIGRDETTYAAQSLISIDAKIPQYLTRTDEMLIPVVIKNNSKEIRKMTMDVIVPNHVKLKSSDSLITLKPLEAGRLFVRIQTDEVVDSNIQFIIRSGDFRETMILPFKVEEKGFPHQFQ, from the coding sequence ATGAATTTCAAATTTACATCATATATCATAGTACTGAGTCTATTACTTTCAACCATATGCCTGAAGGCTCAGCATTTATTTCAGGATTTTGAAAAAGAAAAAACCTACATCCAGACCAACCATGTTTTTTATAAACCTGGAGAAGAAATGTACTTTAAAATATACGTAGTACAAGGAAAAAATAATCTTCCGGCAGAAGATAGTAAAGCGGTTAATTTTGAAATGATTGATCCCGCAGGAAGTGTTTTGAGAAAATCAAAATATGAGATAAATAATGGATATGCTGAAGGGTATTTCTCCTTTGATCATGATATGAAAGGAGGTATTTATAAAATTAGAGCCTATACCAATTGGATGCAAAATGAAGAAGGAAAAAATGCTTTTGAAAAAGAAATTACTTTGCAGAAAGTAGTATCTCCCAGGGTTTTGATGAAGCTTGATTTTCCCAAGAAAGGATATGGCCCTGGTGATGAGGTAATCGCAGACTTTTCAATGAGAAGTCTTAGTAATCTGCCAATCCCTTTTTATGAAGCCGATTATGTGGTGACCCATAATGGAGACGTGGTTACAGAAGGCAAGCTCATTACAGATAAAGAAGGAAAAAAACGATTGCAATTCAAACTTCCTAAGGTATTGAAATCCTCTGATGCTCTTTTGAATATCAAAGTTAATTTTGATGGATTTACAGAATCTATCGCAAAAAATATTCCTATTGTACTGAACAATCTGGATGTGAAATTCTTGCCGGAAGGAGGAACTCTTATTAATGGAATAGAGCAAAATATAGCTTTTAAAATACTGGATGAATTTGAAAAACCTGTGGATGCCGTTTTAGGAATTTATAATCAGAATCATGAAAAAATATCTCAGATTTCCACATATAATTTCGGAATGGGCAGCTTTCTATTGACACCCAAAACAGGAGAAACGTATTACGCAAAAGTAATAAAGCCTGAAAATATAAGCCAGATCTATCAAATTCCTGTAGCTAAAACCGAAGGTTTGATTCTGAATATCAAAAAAGAAAACGGAACGCTTTTATTTAAAACAGTTTCTACACAGGACAAGAATATTGTTTTAAAAGGATTTTTCCGTGAAAAAGAAATGTATAGCAAAGAAATATCTTTGAAAAAAGGGGGCAACTTATTTGAATTAGCGGAGAAAGATTTCCCTGTGGGAGTTTGCCGATTTACGGTGTTTGAAAATAATACTCCTTTCGCAGAACGTATTGTTTTTACCAATAAAGATCAGCAGATGAATATAAAGGTAAAGCCAGTAAAAGAGTATTACCAACCAAGAGAAAAGGTGATTCTTGATATTGAAACCACAGACAAAAACAATAAACCTATCCCTGCAAATATGGCCATTAGTGTGGTAGATGATAAGCTTTGGACGTATGCAGACGATAAACAAAATCATATCATTTCATGGCTCCTGATGGATTCTGAATTAAAAGGAAAGATTGAAAAACCTCAGTTTTATTTCGATAAAAAAGAAGAAAAAGCAGATAAAAGTCTGGATCTGGTCATGTTAACTAACGGATACAGGTATTTTGAGCCTATTCCGGAGATTATTAAAACAGGTAAGTACAAATATTTGCCTGAAAAGAAAGGAACTGTATATGGAGTCGTAGAAGACGAGAATAAAAAGCCCGTAAAAGCAAATGTTTTTCTTGTAGAAACTAATAATGGTCATATTCTTGAGCAAACGACTACGGAAAACGGTCAATTTTATTTTTCAGGAATGAAATACAGTGACTCTTATAAGCTTATCGCTAAATCATTGAAACCTTGGTATAAAGTGAACATCAGAATTTTGTCATATACACTTGAGATTAATCCACTTGTCAAGCAAAAGTTAGCCAATATAGATGCAGAAGAGATTATAAAAGAGGCTGAAATTAAAGAGAAAACAAAAGAGATGGTAAAACTGTCTGCCACCCCTTCTATAAGAAATAAAGATACAATCTCCTCTTCTGGTCAACATATTGAAGAAGTTGTTTTTGTAGGATATGGATCTGCACAGAAGAAGAACCTTACTTCCTCAGTAAGTATTACGGGAAATTCTGAAATTAAAGATTCCAATTTTGAATCAGTATTACAGGGAAAAGTCGCTGGGCTGGTTATTACTCCTGCAGGAGAAAGGCAGAAAGGAAATGTGGTGATCAGAGGCGCTGCATCAATACCTAATAAAAGCCCATTATTTGTGGTAGACGGAGTTCCCGTAGAAAACTTTAATGCTACGATTAATCCCAACGATATTAATAGCATTACCGTACTGAAGGATGCTGCAGCAACGGCTATTTACGGAAGCAGAGCCGCCAATGGAGTCGTTATTATTAATTCTTTTTTTAATAACACATCACAGAATAAACTTGATATTACTCCTTCATCTTATTTTGCTGTTATGACAATTCCTAAGGATGCTCTTACCCATTATTTGGAAAGTAAGAAATTTGCTTATCCAGTATATAAAACAACCAATACTTCCTATAGGTTTGACTATAGAGATGCTCTGTATTGGAATCCTGTAGTAGAAACCGATAAAAACGGAAAGGCAAAAGTTGAATTTTATAATTCTGATGCCAATTCCACATTCAGAGTGATGACAGAAGGAATCTCCGCATCCGGACTTATAGGAAGAGATGAAACCACGTATGCAGCGCAAAGCCTGATCTCCATTGATGCTAAGATTCCACAGTATCTGACAAGAACAGATGAGATGCTTATTCCTGTGGTGATTAAAAACAATTCAAAGGAGATCAGAAAAATGACGATGGATGTTATTGTTCCCAATCATGTAAAACTGAAATCATCAGACAGCCTGATTACTTTAAAGCCTCTTGAGGCAGGAAGACTATTTGTTAGAATTCAAACCGATGAAGTGGTAGATTCAAATATTCAGTTCATTATAAGATCCGGAGATTTCAGGGAAACGATGATCCTTCCGTTTAAGGTTGAAGAGAAGGGATTTCCACATCAGTTTCAGTAA
- a CDS encoding vWA domain-containing protein, whose amino-acid sequence MKKTIITMLGLVLLVSCKTQQTSESSKENKTYSIRKDKDQDGIPNKEDQCPEVAGPIENNGCPWPETDGDGVIDKDDACPTVAGPPENKGCPWPDTDGDGVLDKDDACPTVPGLPEYNGCPKPKSYVAMEVSSYERPYITPGKIYNTRVGVNKESKKGTKKIQKAIDYNSEEYTALVENPFELTKKQPLSTFSIDVDNASYSNIRRMINYGRKVDKDAVRVEEMLNYFKYNYPQPEKNQPFSINTEYGDAPWNPKHKLLKIGLQGKNIPMDKAPASNIVFLIDVSGSMNAENKLPLLISSLKILLSQLRSQDKVGIVVYAGNAGIVLPSTSAGEKAKIIKALDDLQAGGSTAGGEGIELAYKVAQENFIKGGNNRVVLATDGDFNVGVSSTGGLETLIEQKRKSGIFLTCLGYGMGNYKDNKMETLADKGNGNYAYIDNLQEANKFLGREFAGSIYTIAKDVKIQIEFNPEFVQSYRLIGYENRKLRNEDFIDDKIDAGELGSGHTVTALYEIIPADVQSEFLPKDTKLKYSSSSSTKNFGKELATIKFRYKKPNEEISKEITEVIKKEPLPESKVSPDFKFASSVAWFGLILRDSKFIRNKDLKKIENLANDGKSTDTEGYRAEFIRLVESYKAINP is encoded by the coding sequence ATGAAAAAAACTATTATCACGATGTTAGGGCTTGTCTTATTGGTAAGCTGTAAAACTCAACAAACTTCAGAGTCATCAAAAGAAAACAAAACATACAGTATCAGAAAAGATAAAGATCAGGATGGTATTCCAAATAAAGAAGATCAATGTCCGGAAGTGGCTGGCCCCATAGAGAATAATGGCTGTCCATGGCCTGAAACAGACGGAGATGGTGTGATTGATAAAGACGATGCCTGTCCTACAGTAGCGGGACCCCCTGAAAATAAAGGCTGTCCATGGCCTGATACCGATGGTGATGGAGTACTGGACAAAGATGATGCTTGCCCTACAGTTCCGGGATTGCCAGAGTATAATGGATGTCCCAAACCCAAATCGTATGTTGCAATGGAAGTCTCATCTTATGAGAGGCCATACATTACTCCCGGAAAGATCTATAATACCCGGGTTGGGGTAAATAAAGAAAGCAAAAAGGGCACTAAAAAGATTCAAAAAGCTATTGATTATAATAGTGAAGAGTATACTGCATTGGTTGAAAATCCGTTTGAGTTAACCAAAAAACAACCCTTATCCACTTTTTCTATCGATGTAGATAATGCATCCTATTCTAATATCAGAAGAATGATTAATTATGGACGTAAAGTAGATAAAGATGCCGTAAGAGTAGAAGAAATGCTCAATTATTTTAAATACAATTATCCACAGCCTGAAAAAAATCAACCCTTCTCTATTAATACAGAATATGGAGATGCTCCATGGAATCCAAAACACAAATTACTTAAGATCGGATTGCAGGGGAAAAATATTCCGATGGATAAGGCGCCAGCTTCCAATATTGTTTTCCTGATCGATGTTTCAGGATCTATGAATGCCGAAAATAAATTACCATTATTAATATCTTCTCTTAAAATTTTATTAAGTCAGCTACGTTCTCAGGATAAAGTAGGAATCGTTGTATATGCAGGGAATGCAGGTATTGTCCTGCCATCAACTTCTGCAGGTGAAAAAGCCAAAATTATTAAAGCTTTAGATGATCTGCAGGCAGGGGGAAGTACGGCCGGTGGAGAAGGAATTGAGTTAGCCTATAAAGTAGCACAGGAAAACTTTATAAAAGGAGGAAATAATAGAGTAGTGCTGGCGACAGATGGAGATTTTAACGTAGGAGTATCTTCTACAGGAGGTCTTGAGACATTAATTGAACAAAAAAGAAAAAGTGGAATTTTCCTTACCTGTCTGGGATATGGAATGGGAAATTATAAAGACAATAAAATGGAAACCCTGGCAGATAAAGGCAATGGAAACTATGCTTATATCGATAATTTGCAGGAAGCCAATAAATTTCTAGGACGTGAATTTGCAGGAAGCATATACACTATAGCCAAAGATGTAAAGATTCAGATTGAATTTAATCCGGAATTCGTGCAATCTTATCGCTTAATCGGATATGAAAACAGAAAGCTGAGAAATGAGGACTTTATCGATGATAAAATAGATGCTGGAGAACTGGGAAGCGGACATACAGTTACTGCTTTATACGAGATAATTCCGGCAGATGTACAATCTGAGTTTCTTCCTAAAGATACAAAGCTGAAATATTCATCCTCTTCCAGTACAAAAAACTTTGGGAAGGAGCTGGCAACAATTAAATTCCGTTATAAGAAGCCAAATGAAGAGATTAGTAAAGAAATAACGGAAGTGATTAAAAAAGAACCCTTACCAGAATCAAAAGTGAGCCCGGATTTCAAATTTGCTTCTTCTGTAGCATGGTTTGGACTTATTTTAAGAGACTCTAAATTTATAAGAAATAAAGATTTGAAAAAAATCGAGAATTTGGCAAATGATGGAAAAAGTACAGATACAGAAGGATATAGAGCAGAATTTATAAGACTTGTTGAAAGTTATAAAGCAATCAATCCATAG
- a CDS encoding GbsR/MarR family transcriptional regulator has translation MQLSEAKEKYIQTWGTFATNWGINRTMAQVHALLLVSGKPLSTDEVMEQLEISRGNANMNLRALIDWGIVRKEFIKGDRKEYFVAEKDVWYLFKQITKERRKREIEPVISFLEELRNIEDNDSEEAKEFIKLMDDFSSVTGKINNIMDLAIKSDDHWLVGKITNLLK, from the coding sequence ATGCAACTTTCAGAAGCTAAAGAAAAATACATTCAGACCTGGGGAACCTTTGCTACCAATTGGGGAATAAACCGTACGATGGCACAAGTACATGCATTGCTTTTAGTGAGTGGTAAACCATTATCTACCGATGAGGTGATGGAACAACTTGAAATTTCAAGAGGAAATGCCAATATGAATCTCCGTGCTTTAATTGATTGGGGAATTGTAAGAAAAGAATTTATAAAAGGAGATCGTAAAGAATACTTTGTTGCAGAAAAAGATGTTTGGTACCTTTTCAAACAAATTACCAAAGAGCGTAGAAAAAGAGAAATTGAGCCGGTCATTTCTTTTCTGGAAGAATTAAGAAACATAGAGGATAATGATTCAGAAGAAGCTAAAGAATTTATCAAGCTAATGGATGATTTCAGTTCTGTAACCGGAAAGATCAACAATATTATGGATCTGGCGATAAAGAGTGATGATCACTGGCTGGTAGGAAAGATTACCAACCTGTTGAAGTAG
- a CDS encoding DCC1-like thiol-disulfide oxidoreductase family protein, producing the protein MKTLKNHTLIYDNECPMCAVYSKGFTTFGMLDENGREAFTEISVRNKNLIDYNRAKNEIALVDHENNQVTYGLDSLLLIIGNSFPLLERIARIQPLYWFFKKLYSFISYNRKQIIPSRTINHDASCLPNFNLKYRIAYIVFVAVFSAYVLSIYSGKLGVSLTPNFFRELTVCLGQILWQTLFLKNYLKDKTWDYLGNMMTVSLIGTLFLIPVLWINLAPAFYLIYFGFVVLIMFLEHLRRCKILSLNYLPTISWMLFRLTALAIIIYKTF; encoded by the coding sequence ATGAAAACACTTAAAAACCACACCCTGATCTATGACAATGAATGTCCCATGTGTGCTGTTTATTCCAAAGGGTTTACAACATTTGGAATGCTGGATGAAAACGGAAGAGAAGCCTTTACGGAAATATCAGTCAGAAATAAAAATCTAATAGATTACAACCGGGCAAAAAATGAAATAGCACTGGTAGATCACGAAAATAATCAAGTAACATATGGCTTAGATAGCCTGCTGTTAATTATCGGAAATTCATTTCCTTTATTAGAACGAATAGCCAGAATACAACCTTTATATTGGTTCTTCAAAAAGCTATATTCCTTTATTTCCTATAACCGCAAGCAGATTATTCCATCCCGGACAATAAACCATGATGCTTCTTGTCTACCGAACTTTAATCTTAAATACAGAATAGCTTATATCGTTTTCGTAGCAGTATTTTCAGCGTATGTTTTAAGTATTTATTCAGGAAAGCTGGGAGTGAGCTTAACACCCAATTTTTTTAGAGAATTAACGGTTTGCTTAGGGCAGATTCTTTGGCAAACGCTATTTTTAAAAAACTATTTAAAAGATAAAACTTGGGATTACCTGGGAAATATGATGACCGTTTCACTAATAGGAACATTGTTTTTAATTCCTGTTTTATGGATCAATTTAGCTCCGGCTTTCTATCTCATCTATTTCGGATTCGTAGTACTTATTATGTTTCTTGAACATTTGAGAAGATGCAAAATCTTAAGTCTGAATTATCTTCCTACTATTTCATGGATGCTGTTCAGATTAACAGCTCTGGCGATCATCATTTATAAAACCTTTTAA
- a CDS encoding SRPBCC family protein, with the protein MSRIYLKTLINADIQIVFDLARNIDLHQQSTSRTHEKAIAGRTSGLIEEHETVTWRAKHLGVYQTLTTKIISMKKPDQFTDKMQKGAFKSLHHQHIFKRVGGKTLMIDVFDFESPLGIIGKIFNTLYLKSYLTKFLLERNQLIKTVAESTNV; encoded by the coding sequence ATGTCCAGAATTTATTTAAAAACCCTGATCAATGCTGATATTCAAATCGTCTTTGATTTAGCAAGAAATATAGATTTACATCAGCAGTCAACCTCACGAACTCACGAAAAAGCAATTGCAGGGCGTACATCCGGATTGATTGAGGAACATGAAACCGTAACCTGGAGAGCAAAACATCTGGGAGTATATCAAACCCTTACCACAAAAATTATCAGCATGAAAAAGCCTGATCAATTTACAGACAAAATGCAGAAAGGAGCCTTCAAATCATTGCATCATCAACATATTTTTAAAAGAGTAGGAGGTAAAACACTCATGATAGATGTTTTTGATTTTGAATCTCCATTAGGAATAATAGGGAAAATATTCAATACACTATACCTCAAGAGTTATCTCACAAAATTCCTTTTGGAAAGAAATCAATTAATAAAAACCGTCGCAGAATCAACAAACGTATAA
- a CDS encoding YqjF family protein → MNFLKAEWRKLAIINYEINPEIVLKYLPEGTELDFYKDKCYVSLVGFMFLNTKLLGLPIPFHRDFEEVNLRFYVKKNENGVGKRGVVFIKEIVPKPALSFVANSVYKENYHTLPMKNLIRHKEDELLIQYSWKDKSWHSIQITAESKAQPMKADSEFEFITEHYYGFTKTENKTSEYEVCHPKWEWYQIKDYQLEIDFQKVYGKDFGFLNHQEPISVMLAEGSEIEVKTKKISFK, encoded by the coding sequence ATGAATTTTTTAAAGGCAGAATGGCGAAAATTAGCCATTATCAATTACGAAATCAATCCGGAAATAGTATTAAAATATCTACCGGAAGGGACAGAGCTCGATTTTTATAAAGACAAATGCTACGTAAGTTTAGTTGGCTTTATGTTTTTAAATACAAAATTATTAGGGTTGCCTATTCCTTTCCATCGTGATTTTGAAGAAGTGAATCTTAGATTTTATGTAAAGAAGAATGAAAATGGAGTAGGGAAGCGAGGAGTGGTTTTTATTAAGGAAATTGTTCCCAAGCCTGCTTTAAGCTTTGTGGCAAATTCTGTGTATAAAGAAAATTACCATACTTTACCGATGAAAAACCTAATTCGTCATAAAGAAGACGAGTTGTTAATCCAATATTCATGGAAAGACAAAAGCTGGCATTCCATTCAAATTACAGCAGAAAGTAAGGCACAACCTATGAAAGCAGATTCTGAATTTGAATTCATTACAGAACATTATTATGGCTTTACCAAAACAGAAAATAAAACCTCAGAATATGAAGTATGCCACCCCAAATGGGAATGGTATCAGATAAAAGACTATCAATTGGAAATCGATTTTCAAAAGGTCTATGGAAAAGATTTTGGATTTCTTAATCATCAGGAACCTATATCCGTAATGCTGGCTGAAGGCTCGGAAATAGAAGTGAAAACTAAAAAAATATCATTTAAATAA
- a CDS encoding TIGR01777 family oxidoreductase: MKIIIAAGTGFLGQNLEKYFTEKGDQVYILTRSPQRNNEIFWDAKTIGEWKNILEQADVLINLTGKSVDCRYNEKNKTEIYASRIDSTKVLQKAVDGCAIRPKIWLNASSATIYVHSEKHLNTEENGIIGDDFSMNICKSWEKEFFKTKEEGIRKVALRTSIVLGNNGGAFPKLKMITKLGLGGKQGRGNQMVSWIHIDDFCRAIEWIIQNDSIEGVINITAPAPISNDAMMSKFRKQFKSPLGLNAPVWQLEIASIFMKTETELLLKSRNVYPEKLMKEGFNFSYPTFDEAIFKLLKG; the protein is encoded by the coding sequence ATGAAAATAATTATCGCTGCCGGAACCGGATTTCTCGGCCAAAACTTAGAAAAATATTTTACAGAAAAAGGAGATCAGGTTTATATTCTGACTCGTAGCCCTCAACGTAACAATGAAATCTTTTGGGACGCTAAAACCATTGGTGAGTGGAAAAATATTCTTGAACAGGCAGATGTTCTGATTAATCTTACAGGAAAATCAGTTGATTGTCGTTACAATGAAAAGAACAAAACAGAAATTTACGCATCAAGAATTGACAGTACAAAAGTCTTGCAGAAAGCTGTTGATGGTTGTGCTATTCGGCCGAAAATATGGTTGAATGCAAGTTCTGCTACTATATATGTGCATTCTGAAAAGCATTTGAATACAGAAGAAAACGGAATTATTGGCGATGATTTTTCAATGAATATTTGCAAAAGCTGGGAAAAAGAGTTTTTTAAAACAAAAGAAGAAGGAATAAGAAAAGTGGCACTTCGTACTTCTATTGTATTAGGAAACAATGGCGGAGCATTTCCCAAATTGAAAATGATTACAAAACTAGGATTGGGCGGAAAACAAGGAAGAGGAAATCAAATGGTAAGCTGGATTCATATCGATGATTTTTGCAGAGCCATAGAATGGATCATTCAGAATGATAGCATAGAAGGTGTCATCAATATAACTGCTCCGGCTCCAATATCCAATGATGCTATGATGAGCAAATTTAGAAAACAATTCAAGTCTCCATTGGGATTAAATGCACCTGTCTGGCAACTAGAGATTGCTTCTATCTTTATGAAAACAGAAACTGAACTATTATTGAAAAGCCGTAACGTATATCCGGAAAAACTAATGAAAGAAGGATTTAATTTTTCTTATCCAACCTTTGATGAGGCTATTTTTAAACTGTTAAAAGGATAA
- a CDS encoding patatin-like phospholipase family protein — MNFEKVGLVLSGGGTKGIAHAGVLKFLKEKNIEIDILSCCSAGSIVGCLHAVGKTPEEILEFFNSVYFFNWKHFAFNQPGLVSSIIFRNYLKPIFHDMKLEDLDIDVKIVATELVGGTQKIFDKDFEIVDAIIASCSIPGITTPYIIGDEMYCDGGVLNNFPADIIRDDCDKLIGVFVSPPNDAKIKDLNSIKAIVPVHMIFSLIE; from the coding sequence ATGAATTTTGAGAAAGTAGGACTTGTTTTGTCAGGGGGCGGTACCAAAGGAATCGCTCATGCAGGGGTATTGAAATTCTTAAAGGAAAAAAATATAGAAATAGACATTCTTTCCTGCTGTAGCGCAGGGTCTATTGTGGGATGCCTTCACGCAGTAGGAAAGACTCCTGAAGAAATTTTGGAATTTTTCAATTCCGTCTATTTTTTTAACTGGAAACATTTTGCATTCAATCAGCCAGGGTTGGTTTCCTCTATTATTTTCAGGAACTATCTTAAGCCTATTTTTCATGATATGAAACTGGAAGACCTTGATATTGACGTGAAAATTGTAGCGACAGAATTGGTAGGAGGTACTCAAAAAATTTTTGATAAAGATTTTGAAATTGTAGATGCTATCATTGCTTCCTGTTCTATTCCCGGAATTACTACACCCTATATCATCGGGGATGAAATGTATTGTGATGGTGGAGTACTGAACAACTTCCCGGCAGATATCATCAGAGACGATTGTGATAAACTTATCGGAGTATTTGTTTCTCCACCCAATGATGCTAAGATCAAGGATTTAAATTCCATTAAAGCCATTGTTCCCGTTCATATGATCTTCTCTCTTATAGAATAG
- a CDS encoding ABC transporter ATP-binding protein has protein sequence MPLQINNLTKKFGEQTALNNINISIDKNEIIGLLGPNGAGKSTLMKSIVGALKIDEGEIIFNGFNISTHEIESKKKIGFLPENNPLYLEMYVKEYLQFVANIHKISESKVDEVIELVGITPEKSKKIGQLSKGYKQRVGLAQAIIHQPDLLILDEPTNGLDPNQILEIRNVIKEIGQQKTVLLSTHIMQEVEALCTRVILIHKGNILQDCPIDEFKGKFNSLEEAFANYTSVS, from the coding sequence ATGCCGCTTCAGATAAACAATTTGACCAAGAAATTTGGTGAACAAACTGCCCTAAACAATATCAATATTTCTATTGATAAAAATGAAATCATCGGTCTTTTAGGTCCCAATGGTGCCGGAAAATCTACCTTGATGAAATCTATTGTAGGAGCCTTGAAAATTGATGAAGGTGAAATTATTTTTAATGGATTCAATATTTCCACACATGAGATCGAAAGCAAGAAAAAAATAGGCTTTCTGCCAGAAAACAATCCACTTTACCTGGAAATGTATGTAAAGGAATATCTGCAGTTCGTAGCCAATATCCATAAAATTTCTGAATCTAAAGTAGATGAAGTAATTGAATTGGTAGGTATTACCCCGGAAAAATCAAAAAAGATAGGCCAGCTATCCAAAGGATATAAACAACGGGTAGGATTAGCACAGGCAATTATCCACCAACCGGATTTATTAATTCTTGATGAACCCACCAATGGATTAGACCCTAACCAGATTCTGGAAATCAGAAATGTAATTAAAGAAATCGGACAACAGAAAACAGTTCTACTTTCCACGCATATCATGCAGGAGGTAGAAGCGCTTTGTACAAGGGTTATTCTTATTCATAAAGGAAATATTCTTCAGGATTGCCCTATTGATGAGTTTAAAGGGAAATTTAACAGTCTGGAGGAGGCTTTCGCCAACTATACGTCAGTTTCATAG